A window from Natranaerovirga hydrolytica encodes these proteins:
- the hemL gene encoding glutamate-1-semialdehyde 2,1-aminomutase has product MNQSKAIFEEAKQYIPGGVNSPVRAFQSVGMDPIIVKEAKGSKIIDVENKEYIDYISSWGPLILGHASDIVSNGIMDYIHKGTSFGLPTKIEVDIAKLIHEAFPSMELIRMVNSGTEATMSALRVARGYTKRNKILKFEGCYHGHSDSLLVKSGSGTLTYGVPTSEGVPQKVVEDTLVGEFNNIENVKQIFKENQNEIAAVIVEPVPGNMGVIPPNKGFLEALRTITKEEGAVLIFDEVITGFRLGFGGAQGTYGIKPDMTCLGKIIGGGLPVGAYGGKKEIMEMVAPLGNVYQAGTLSGNPIAVKMGYNTLNYLKNNQDIYKTLEDKAIILEKAFNEHIEKAGVPARVNRVKSMLTVFFNGQDVVSYQEASTSDTQMYSQYFKGMLAEGILLPLAQFEGMFLSAAHTDEDLEKTIKASKKVLLSL; this is encoded by the coding sequence TTGAATCAATCTAAAGCAATATTTGAAGAAGCAAAACAATACATACCAGGTGGTGTCAATAGTCCTGTTAGGGCATTTCAGTCCGTTGGTATGGATCCAATCATTGTAAAAGAAGCAAAAGGCTCAAAAATAATAGATGTAGAAAATAAGGAGTATATTGACTATATTAGTTCTTGGGGACCTTTAATATTAGGGCATGCCAGTGACATTGTAAGCAATGGAATAATGGATTACATTCACAAAGGCACTTCTTTTGGTTTACCCACTAAAATAGAAGTAGATATTGCAAAACTGATTCATGAAGCTTTTCCATCAATGGAACTCATTAGAATGGTTAATTCAGGAACGGAAGCGACCATGAGTGCTTTAAGGGTAGCTAGAGGATATACTAAAAGAAATAAAATACTAAAATTTGAAGGCTGTTACCATGGGCATTCAGATAGTTTGTTGGTAAAGTCAGGTTCAGGAACCCTTACTTATGGTGTCCCCACAAGTGAAGGTGTGCCTCAAAAAGTTGTTGAAGATACTTTGGTTGGCGAGTTTAATAATATTGAAAATGTAAAGCAAATATTTAAGGAAAACCAAAATGAAATAGCGGCTGTTATTGTAGAACCTGTTCCAGGCAATATGGGAGTCATTCCACCAAACAAAGGATTTTTAGAAGCCTTAAGAACCATTACAAAAGAAGAAGGTGCAGTTTTAATCTTTGATGAAGTGATAACAGGGTTTCGACTAGGATTTGGTGGGGCACAAGGAACTTATGGTATAAAACCAGATATGACCTGTTTAGGTAAAATTATTGGCGGTGGTCTACCCGTTGGTGCTTATGGTGGGAAAAAAGAAATTATGGAGATGGTTGCGCCGTTAGGCAATGTCTATCAAGCAGGGACATTATCAGGCAATCCCATCGCTGTAAAGATGGGTTATAATACATTAAATTATTTGAAAAACAACCAAGATATTTATAAAACTTTAGAAGATAAAGCCATTATTTTAGAAAAAGCATTTAATGAACACATTGAAAAAGCAGGTGTTCCTGCAAGGGTCAATCGAGTAAAAAGTATGTTAACCGTATTTTTTAATGGTCAAGATGTGGTATCCTATCAAGAAGCTTCAACAAGTGATACACAAATGTACAGCCAATACTTTAAGGGCATGTTAGCAGAAGGAATCTTGTTACCTCTTGCACAATTTGAAGGCATGTTTTTATCAGCAGCACATACAGATGAGGATCTGGAAAAAACCATAAAAGCCAGCAAAAAAGTATTATTATCTTTGTAA
- the hemA gene encoding glutamyl-tRNA reductase yields MQVGVISINHKKAPVEIREIAVFTDKKKIEAIDGLLELDIEEASILSTCNRSEIYIAAKDINKGLNQVKAFLIDYFKVKELKHYLVISANEKAIEHLYKVASGLDSIVIGEDQILGQVKDALEFSMELGSSKKFLNKLFRDATTFAKKMKHTYKISEKPLSIPYIGFLFVKEKLGHIKDKKIFIIGTGEMGALVLKHLKTNGVEDISVCSRTKRECKKDPVDPIFDTVQWIPYEERYSHIQEIDIIFSATSSPHTILRYEKYPKITHKQIIMDMAMPRDIDPKIETLEYVDVYNIDDLNEISQNNQASRETMALKIEAELMNAVECTSQWIKLTKMDPIIQSLQSLQQEVARDTLDMIDHKLDLNKKEKILIEKLIHTSLKRMVRTPIKALKQLNEEDEIKAYKEMLHKLYDI; encoded by the coding sequence ATGCAAGTAGGTGTGATATCCATTAATCATAAAAAAGCACCTGTTGAAATAAGAGAAATCGCTGTTTTTACAGATAAGAAAAAAATAGAAGCCATAGATGGATTATTAGAATTAGACATTGAAGAAGCAAGTATTTTATCTACTTGCAATCGCAGTGAAATTTATATTGCCGCAAAAGATATAAATAAAGGGCTTAATCAAGTGAAGGCTTTTTTAATAGACTACTTTAAAGTAAAAGAATTAAAGCATTACCTGGTGATAAGTGCCAATGAAAAAGCCATTGAACACCTATATAAAGTGGCTTCAGGGCTGGACTCTATTGTCATAGGCGAAGATCAGATATTAGGACAAGTTAAAGATGCCCTTGAATTTTCAATGGAACTGGGCTCCAGTAAAAAGTTTTTAAACAAACTCTTTAGAGACGCAACAACATTTGCAAAAAAAATGAAACATACCTATAAAATATCTGAAAAACCTTTGTCCATCCCTTATATAGGATTTTTGTTTGTAAAAGAGAAACTGGGTCATATTAAAGACAAAAAAATATTTATTATAGGGACAGGTGAAATGGGGGCATTGGTACTAAAACATCTAAAGACCAATGGGGTAGAAGATATATCTGTATGTTCTAGAACCAAAAGAGAATGCAAAAAAGATCCTGTAGACCCTATTTTTGATACGGTTCAATGGATACCCTATGAAGAAAGGTATTCTCATATACAAGAAATAGACATTATTTTTTCTGCAACCAGCTCCCCTCATACCATATTAAGATATGAAAAGTATCCAAAGATAACCCATAAACAAATCATTATGGATATGGCAATGCCAAGAGATATAGACCCTAAGATTGAAACATTAGAGTATGTAGACGTTTATAACATAGACGATTTAAATGAAATCTCACAAAACAATCAAGCATCAAGAGAGACAATGGCTTTAAAAATAGAGGCAGAATTAATGAACGCAGTAGAATGTACCAGCCAATGGATTAAATTAACTAAAATGGATCCAATTATTCAGTCTTTACAATCTTTGCAACAAGAAGTTGCTAGGGATACTTTGGATATGATCGATCATAAATTGGATTTAAATAAAAAAGAAAAAATTTTAATAGAAAAGCTCATTCATACTTCTTTAAAAAGAATGGTAAGAACACCTATAAAAGCATTAAAACAATTAAATGAAGAAGATGAAATTAAAGCATATAAAGAAATGCTTCACAAATTATATGATATATAA
- a CDS encoding carbon starvation CstA family protein, which yields MSGVLMMVISIVILGGAYLTYGKWLAKKWGIDSKAKTPAYTMNDGVDYVPAKPGVVFGHQFASIAGAGPINGPIIAAMFGWVPVLLWILIGGIFFGAVQDFAAMYASVKNKGRSVGYIIELYIGKTGKRLFLLFVWLFSILVIAAFADIVAGTFNGFGSDGSLNAANGATATTSILFIVAAVFFGFFIKNKKPSSWVSTIIGLALLIASIAIGLVFPIYINHSVWHYIVFAYIFVASITPVWALLQPRDYLNSFLLIAMMGAAVIGIIVANPTIELSAYTQFNVNGQMMFPVLFVTIACGAVSGFHALVSSGTSSKQIQNEKQMLPISFGAMLLECLLAVFALITVGALAVGGQLPEGTPPIIFAEGISSFIGVIGIPEAATYTIITLAVSAFALTSLDSVARVGRLSFQELFLDAETDENNMSFLQHILTNKFFATAITLFFGYLLSVAGYQNIWPLFGSANQLLSALALIALAVFLKKTKRSGFMLWGPMVIMLLVTYTALGITVGNIISKFGTSDFVFYSDGLQLIFGILLMILGVFVAISGFAKILQKENDKESSFKEIKQAV from the coding sequence ATGAGTGGCGTATTAATGATGGTTATTTCGATTGTAATATTAGGTGGAGCCTACCTTACATATGGAAAATGGCTTGCAAAAAAATGGGGCATTGACTCAAAGGCTAAGACGCCAGCTTATACAATGAATGATGGTGTAGACTATGTACCAGCAAAACCAGGTGTTGTATTTGGACATCAATTTGCTTCCATTGCAGGGGCAGGACCAATTAATGGACCAATTATTGCAGCAATGTTTGGTTGGGTACCAGTACTTTTATGGATTCTTATTGGAGGCATCTTTTTTGGTGCAGTACAAGATTTTGCTGCTATGTATGCGTCAGTTAAAAACAAAGGACGTAGTGTGGGGTACATTATAGAATTGTATATTGGTAAGACTGGAAAACGATTGTTTTTATTATTTGTATGGTTATTTTCTATTTTGGTTATTGCGGCATTTGCAGATATTGTTGCTGGAACATTTAATGGATTTGGTTCTGATGGGTCATTAAACGCTGCAAATGGTGCAACAGCAACAACGTCGATACTGTTTATAGTAGCAGCAGTATTTTTTGGTTTTTTTATCAAAAACAAAAAACCATCTTCATGGGTTTCAACAATAATAGGGTTGGCATTATTAATTGCTTCCATAGCAATCGGTCTTGTATTCCCTATATACATCAACCATTCGGTATGGCACTATATTGTGTTTGCATATATATTTGTAGCATCTATTACCCCAGTATGGGCATTGTTACAGCCTAGAGATTATTTAAATTCATTTTTATTAATTGCAATGATGGGTGCAGCAGTCATTGGTATCATTGTAGCCAATCCAACAATAGAATTAAGTGCCTATACTCAATTTAACGTAAATGGACAAATGATGTTTCCTGTTTTATTTGTTACGATTGCTTGTGGGGCCGTATCTGGATTTCATGCATTGGTATCATCTGGGACAAGTTCTAAACAAATACAAAATGAAAAACAAATGTTACCGATTTCTTTTGGAGCGATGTTATTAGAATGTTTATTGGCAGTATTTGCATTAATAACGGTGGGTGCATTAGCCGTTGGCGGACAATTACCAGAGGGAACACCCCCTATTATTTTTGCAGAAGGCATTTCTTCTTTCATTGGTGTTATTGGTATTCCAGAAGCAGCTACTTATACCATTATAACACTAGCAGTATCGGCATTTGCATTAACTTCTTTAGATTCAGTTGCTAGAGTAGGGCGCTTGTCTTTTCAAGAGTTGTTTTTAGATGCAGAAACAGATGAAAATAATATGTCATTCCTACAACACATACTAACCAACAAATTTTTTGCAACAGCAATCACACTATTTTTTGGCTATTTACTTTCAGTGGCAGGTTATCAAAACATATGGCCATTATTTGGTTCAGCCAATCAATTATTATCTGCATTGGCTTTAATTGCATTAGCCGTATTTCTGAAAAAAACAAAGCGATCAGGCTTTATGCTATGGGGACCAATGGTTATCATGTTATTGGTTACATATACGGCATTAGGCATTACAGTGGGTAATATTATCAGTAAGTTTGGAACAAGTGATTTTGTATTCTATAGTGATGGACTTCAACTGATTTTTGGCATTTTGTTGATGATATTAGGTGTATTTGTTGCTATATCAGGATTTGCTAAAATACT
- a CDS encoding precorrin-2 dehydrogenase/sirohydrochlorin ferrochelatase family protein, with protein MYLPIMLEVENKNILIIGAGTVAYKKAQKIVEQKGNVKVVSPRFNPDFDELKNIKRIKDVYDKKYIKGHILVIAATDHPSINKKINEDCREENVLCNVVTDTHSDVIFPSHFNRGDLTMAVSTNGKSPALSKKIINDLKQHYDESYEERVQLLGEIRDIVLSLDCSQEERRDILNHIVELEAIELRKLAKKEMK; from the coding sequence ATGTACTTACCGATTATGTTAGAAGTAGAAAATAAGAATATATTAATCATTGGCGCAGGGACAGTTGCGTATAAAAAGGCTCAGAAGATTGTAGAGCAAAAAGGCAATGTAAAAGTAGTGAGTCCAAGGTTTAACCCAGACTTTGATGAACTAAAAAACATAAAACGGATAAAAGATGTCTATGATAAGAAATATATTAAAGGACATATACTTGTTATTGCCGCTACAGATCATCCTTCAATCAATAAAAAGATTAATGAAGATTGTAGAGAAGAAAATGTATTGTGCAATGTGGTGACCGATACACATTCAGATGTTATTTTCCCCAGTCATTTTAACAGAGGGGATTTAACAATGGCTGTTAGTACCAATGGTAAAAGTCCTGCATTGTCTAAAAAAATCATCAATGATTTAAAGCAACATTATGATGAATCTTATGAAGAAAGAGTTCAATTACTAGGTGAGATTAGAGACATTGTACTTTCGTTAGACTGTAGCCAAGAAGAAAGAAGAGATATTTTAAATCATATTGTTGAGTTAGAAGCAATAGAACTAAGAAAACTGGCAAAAAAAGAGATGAAGTAG
- a CDS encoding sirohydrochlorin cobaltochelatase yields MVLIDKRIIITSFGSADKDKRLQSVEPFIEQVKENYPTYKVEQGLTSQVIIKKIKENEGITFYTPSQIIDQGIQEGVQEIHIQPLHIIAGIEYEKLIHMAQEYNNLTHIKVQVGKPLLADVNSYEIIANALSKHYPTYVGEGILLVGHGSKHISNHQYAFLQKIIDDKGLPIFIGNLMGTLNVHKAIEKMKQKGVFQVNVCPLLITIGKHMLNDIGGHHKDSVMSQLIKEGFIVDFVDKSILEYEEIQKLFLEHLKNIIEN; encoded by the coding sequence GTGGTACTTATAGACAAACGAATCATCATTACAAGCTTTGGTTCTGCGGACAAAGACAAAAGATTACAAAGTGTGGAACCATTTATTGAACAAGTAAAAGAAAACTATCCGACGTATAAAGTTGAACAAGGACTAACATCTCAAGTCATCATAAAAAAGATAAAAGAAAATGAAGGCATAACCTTTTATACCCCTAGTCAGATTATTGATCAAGGGATACAAGAAGGGGTTCAAGAAATACACATTCAACCCCTTCACATCATAGCAGGAATAGAATACGAAAAGCTTATTCATATGGCACAAGAGTATAATAACTTAACCCATATTAAGGTACAAGTAGGCAAGCCCTTATTGGCAGACGTGAATAGTTATGAAATAATTGCAAATGCTTTAAGTAAGCATTATCCTACTTATGTAGGAGAAGGGATTTTACTTGTGGGTCATGGTAGCAAACATATTAGCAACCATCAATATGCTTTTTTACAAAAGATTATAGACGATAAAGGATTACCTATATTTATTGGCAATTTAATGGGCACATTGAATGTGCATAAAGCAATAGAAAAAATGAAACAAAAAGGTGTTTTTCAAGTAAATGTTTGCCCTTTATTGATTACTATAGGCAAGCATATGTTAAATGACATAGGCGGACATCATAAGGATTCTGTCATGAGTCAATTAATAAAAGAAGGGTTTATCGTGGACTTTGTAGACAAAAGTATTTTAGAGTATGAAGAAATACAAAAACTATTTCTAGAGCATTTAAAGAACATCATAGAGAATTAA
- a CDS encoding iron-containing alcohol dehydrogenase, producing MNHFRFILPTEVIFGVDSIEQIGEIGNRYGKKALIVMGGNSARKSGLLDRVVGILKDKGIESAIFDKVTPNPTTEVIRGGVALAKEEKVDFIIGLGGGSAMDASKAIAFMSVSKGDILDYFPGEKYFEEGPQGALPLITVTTTSGTGSEANQVAVVTDTEGNRKCGLRTKDGYPTVAIIDPKLTVSVPPRITAATGLDVLYHALEAYVSKKASPYTDLLAIEAMGLVSKSLAKAVKDGADIEARADMSLANTFAGMAIDHGGTVAIHATSHPVSAYYDSPHGEALSAVAPTYLKHYYRTDIPKFAKIAELLGCQEAGLTQEQKAEKASEYLIKLLEEVDLRITLSDLGVTEDMIDTLTKNSFETMKGAIGNTKGTLEYDEMYQLYKESL from the coding sequence ATGAATCATTTTCGTTTTATATTACCAACAGAAGTTATTTTTGGTGTGGATTCAATTGAACAAATTGGTGAGATAGGCAATCGATATGGTAAAAAGGCTTTAATCGTAATGGGTGGAAACAGTGCGAGAAAATCAGGGCTATTAGATAGAGTAGTAGGTATATTAAAAGACAAAGGAATTGAGTCAGCAATATTTGATAAAGTAACACCTAATCCAACAACAGAAGTCATACGTGGTGGTGTTGCCCTTGCAAAGGAAGAAAAAGTTGATTTTATTATAGGTTTAGGCGGTGGAAGTGCTATGGATGCATCTAAAGCCATCGCGTTTATGAGTGTAAGTAAAGGTGATATTTTAGATTATTTTCCAGGAGAGAAGTATTTTGAAGAAGGACCTCAAGGTGCATTGCCACTGATTACAGTAACAACCACTTCTGGTACTGGAAGTGAAGCCAACCAAGTTGCTGTTGTTACAGATACAGAAGGGAATAGAAAATGTGGTTTAAGAACAAAAGATGGTTATCCAACAGTAGCCATTATAGATCCCAAGTTAACGGTTTCTGTACCGCCAAGAATTACAGCAGCTACAGGTTTAGATGTGTTATACCATGCATTAGAAGCTTATGTATCTAAGAAGGCAAGTCCATATACAGATTTATTAGCTATAGAAGCTATGGGATTGGTTTCTAAAAGTTTAGCCAAAGCAGTAAAAGATGGAGCGGATATTGAAGCTAGAGCAGATATGTCTTTAGCAAATACCTTTGCAGGCATGGCAATTGATCATGGTGGAACGGTTGCAATTCATGCAACATCTCATCCAGTCAGTGCCTATTATGATTCGCCTCATGGTGAAGCATTATCAGCTGTTGCACCAACTTATTTAAAACATTACTATAGGACAGATATTCCTAAGTTTGCAAAAATTGCAGAATTATTAGGCTGTCAAGAAGCAGGACTAACGCAAGAACAAAAAGCTGAAAAAGCGTCAGAATACCTTATAAAGCTATTAGAAGAGGTTGATTTGAGAATTACACTTAGTGATTTAGGTGTAACAGAAGATATGATTGATACCCTTACTAAGAATTCCTTTGAAACAATGAAAGGTGCTATTGGTAATACCAAAGGTACATTAGAATACGATGAAATGTATCAACTGTATAAAGAGTCTTTATAA
- the cobA gene encoding uroporphyrinogen-III C-methyltransferase, which produces MGKVYLVGAGPGDEGLITVKGLEKLKEADVIVYDNLANPDLLKQCKPTSELIYVGKKANDHTMSQEAINDLLVEKATDNACVLRLKGGDPYVFGRGGEEGEYLYHHHIPFEVIPGITSAIGGLAYGGIPITYRELASSFHVFTGHFKDATKELDWATLSKLSGTLVFLMGVGNLEKICSHLIQYGKDKNTPVAMVHKATTPNQKAIVGNLETITDIAKAEKIKSPSLIVVGDVVKMRAYLNTFEEKPLFGKKIIVTRARAHNSDLAKKLKELGAEVFEMPTIKINPIQEESLLEEIKNIKTYTQLIFTSENAVRIFFETLFHNKLDARILGALTITSIGTKTTHTLKNYGIIPDIMPEDYVGEGIVQILRETLTDKDNILIPRSKNARSYLVDELSKQCALKEVPIYETLKEEMPSNHLLNLLDDVDYITFTSGSTVKNFIEIIGKEHIKKLKDVKLISIGPMTSQKIKSYHLEVYKEANPHNIEGLIEALL; this is translated from the coding sequence ATGGGTAAAGTATATTTAGTAGGTGCTGGGCCAGGGGATGAAGGCTTAATCACAGTAAAAGGATTAGAAAAGTTAAAAGAAGCAGATGTCATTGTCTATGATAATCTGGCTAATCCAGACTTGTTAAAACAATGCAAACCAACTAGTGAGCTCATTTATGTAGGAAAAAAAGCCAATGATCATACAATGTCTCAAGAGGCCATTAATGATTTATTAGTAGAAAAAGCAACGGACAATGCTTGTGTCCTTCGACTAAAAGGTGGCGATCCTTATGTCTTTGGAAGAGGTGGTGAAGAAGGTGAATACCTATATCATCATCACATTCCATTTGAAGTAATACCAGGAATTACTTCAGCAATAGGTGGTTTGGCATATGGCGGTATACCTATTACCTATAGGGAATTAGCGTCTTCTTTTCATGTTTTTACAGGACATTTTAAAGATGCCACCAAAGAATTAGACTGGGCAACCCTTTCAAAATTAAGTGGCACATTGGTTTTTTTAATGGGCGTTGGCAATTTAGAAAAAATATGCAGTCATTTGATTCAATATGGTAAAGATAAAAACACGCCGGTTGCAATGGTACATAAAGCAACCACACCCAATCAAAAAGCTATTGTAGGTAATTTAGAAACCATAACAGATATAGCCAAAGCTGAAAAAATCAAATCCCCTAGTTTAATTGTGGTTGGCGATGTTGTGAAAATGAGGGCCTATCTCAATACATTTGAAGAAAAGCCTTTATTTGGGAAAAAAATCATTGTAACAAGAGCGAGAGCCCATAACAGTGATTTAGCTAAAAAATTAAAAGAATTAGGTGCAGAAGTCTTTGAAATGCCTACTATTAAAATCAATCCCATTCAAGAAGAATCTTTATTAGAAGAAATAAAAAACATTAAAACATATACCCAGTTGATTTTTACCAGTGAGAATGCAGTGAGAATATTTTTTGAGACACTATTTCATAATAAGCTAGATGCGAGAATATTAGGAGCATTAACCATTACTTCTATTGGAACCAAAACAACCCATACCCTTAAAAATTATGGCATTATACCGGATATTATGCCTGAAGATTATGTAGGTGAAGGGATTGTACAAATCCTTAGAGAGACGTTAACGGATAAAGACAATATATTGATTCCAAGGTCTAAGAATGCAAGATCTTATTTAGTAGATGAATTGTCTAAACAATGTGCATTAAAAGAAGTGCCTATTTATGAAACCTTAAAAGAAGAGATGCCTAGTAATCATTTGTTAAACCTATTAGATGATGTGGATTATATTACGTTCACCAGTGGGTCAACAGTGAAAAATTTTATAGAGATTATAGGTAAAGAGCATATAAAAAAATTAAAAGATGTGAAGCTGATATCTATAGGTCCTATGACTTCACAGAAAATAAAAAGCTACCACTTGGAAGTGTATAAAGAAGCAAACCCACATAATATTGAAGGCTTAATAGAAGCTTTACTATAA
- the hemC gene encoding hydroxymethylbilane synthase, which translates to MKLVVGSRGSQLALSQTQWVIEKMKTCTPNLEIQIKVIKTKGDRIQNVSLNQIGGRGVFVKEIEKALIEDEIDFAVHSMKDMPSDNPKELIFAPSPIREDPRDVLITKHCIKELNQLPQGAKIGTGSKRRKFQLLDYREDFQVVDIRGNIDSRIKKMFDNNLDGIVLAAAGLKRLNILEHKEYTNIPLPVETFIPSPTQGILGIQMKKENIALYHLFQKMADEETNIQAKVERDFLKALNGSCHVPIGAYCKLDKNQLELLGVFGDEAGHTLVKKSLKGDIKDVGNIGKTLAKSLLQEVD; encoded by the coding sequence ATGAAATTAGTTGTTGGTTCAAGAGGCAGTCAATTGGCATTAAGTCAAACCCAGTGGGTTATAGAAAAAATGAAAACATGTACCCCTAACTTAGAAATCCAAATAAAGGTTATCAAAACCAAAGGCGATCGTATACAAAATGTATCATTAAATCAAATAGGCGGAAGAGGTGTTTTTGTCAAAGAGATTGAAAAGGCACTGATCGAAGACGAAATTGATTTTGCAGTACATAGTATGAAAGATATGCCTTCAGATAATCCTAAAGAATTAATTTTTGCGCCATCTCCTATTCGAGAAGACCCAAGAGATGTTTTGATAACAAAGCATTGTATTAAAGAGCTTAACCAATTACCCCAAGGTGCAAAAATTGGTACAGGCAGTAAAAGAAGAAAATTTCAGCTATTAGACTATAGAGAGGATTTTCAAGTTGTGGATATAAGGGGGAATATTGATTCAAGAATTAAAAAAATGTTTGATAACAATCTAGATGGAATTGTTCTAGCAGCAGCCGGTTTAAAGCGATTGAATATATTAGAGCATAAAGAATATACAAACATACCTTTACCAGTAGAGACCTTTATTCCTTCACCAACACAAGGGATACTAGGTATTCAAATGAAAAAAGAAAATATAGCGTTATACCACCTGTTTCAAAAGATGGCTGATGAAGAAACGAATATTCAAGCTAAAGTGGAAAGGGATTTTTTAAAAGCATTAAATGGCAGTTGCCATGTGCCTATAGGAGCTTATTGTAAATTGGATAAAAACCAATTGGAATTACTGGGCGTATTTGGAGATGAAGCAGGTCATACCCTTGTGAAAAAAAGCCTTAAAGGTGATATAAAAGATGTGGGCAATATTGGAAAAACATTGGCAAAGTCTTTGTTACAGGAGGTGGATTAA
- the hemB gene encoding porphobilinogen synthase, translating to MNRPTRLRNHPVIRDLIKETHLSMNDIVYPIFVVEGHHIKNEISSMKNQYHYSIDQLEEAVKEWKNKGIRSLLVFGTPNHKDDQASSAYEKDGIVQQAIKAIKAIDKDMYVITDVCLCQYKSDGHCCFYHQEHINRKKTLKTLGQVALSHVEAGADMVAPSDMMDGRIEYIRSFLDQKGFEHIPIMAYSAKYASNFYGPFREAAHSTPSFGDRKMYQMDIGNSKEAMKEMVLDEQEGADILMVKPAQMYLDIINQAKQRFDLPIAAYQVSGEYIMLYNAVKEGYLDEKAIYESLLAIKRSGADIIITYFAKEIQELMKKI from the coding sequence ATGAATCGACCAACCCGTTTAAGAAATCATCCAGTCATAAGAGACTTAATAAAAGAAACCCATCTATCCATGAACGATATCGTGTATCCTATTTTTGTTGTAGAAGGGCATCATATTAAAAATGAAATTTCATCAATGAAAAATCAATATCATTACTCTATTGACCAATTAGAAGAAGCAGTAAAAGAGTGGAAAAATAAAGGGATTCGTTCTTTGTTGGTTTTTGGTACACCCAATCATAAAGATGATCAGGCATCTTCTGCTTATGAAAAAGATGGCATTGTCCAACAAGCCATTAAAGCCATAAAAGCTATTGATAAAGATATGTATGTTATAACAGATGTGTGTTTATGTCAGTATAAATCAGATGGTCATTGCTGTTTTTATCATCAAGAACACATTAATAGAAAAAAAACTTTAAAAACCTTAGGACAAGTTGCACTGAGCCATGTAGAAGCAGGAGCGGATATGGTAGCGCCATCAGATATGATGGACGGACGAATAGAATATATTAGAAGTTTCTTAGATCAAAAAGGATTTGAACACATACCCATAATGGCTTATAGTGCTAAGTATGCGTCAAATTTTTATGGACCTTTTAGGGAAGCAGCTCACTCAACACCGTCTTTTGGAGACCGGAAAATGTACCAAATGGATATAGGCAATAGCAAAGAAGCTATGAAAGAAATGGTCTTAGATGAGCAAGAGGGCGCAGATATCTTAATGGTAAAACCGGCTCAAATGTACTTGGACATTATCAATCAAGCCAAGCAACGCTTTGACTTGCCAATAGCTGCTTATCAAGTCAGTGGCGAATACATCATGTTATACAATGCCGTTAAAGAGGGGTATTTGGATGAAAAAGCCATATACGAAAGTTTATTAGCAATTAAAAGAAGTGGAGCAGATATTATCATTACTTATTTTGCAAAAGAAATACAAGAGCTTATGAAGAAAATATAG